Genomic DNA from Prunus persica cultivar Lovell chromosome G1, Prunus_persica_NCBIv2, whole genome shotgun sequence:
GGCCTCGCAATCTCAACTCGAAAGCCCCGAACCCCTCGAAAACGCCCCAACCAGACTTACAATGAAGCCGCCGCATTGCTCTCCACAGCTTACCCCAACATCTTCTCCACCAAAAACTTCACAAATCCTCGGAAATTCACCAAGCCCCACGACTcgttcttggaccaatctgCAGAATTGCTCTTGCCCTTCAGAGTCATCGACGACGGAAGCTCCGGTTTCTTAATCGGCGAGCCAATCGGAGAAAAACCCAGTTCTCAGTTCGAGCCCAAAGCCCTGATTTCGTTCGAAAAGATGTGCCAGAGTCCAGGGGAATTCGATTCCCAGGctaattccaattccaattctATGGAGATGTGTGGAAGCTACCATCACCAAGATGAAGACTTCGATGCCGAGTCGATTCTCGACGAGGAGATTGAAGAGGGGATTGACAGCATCATGGGAAGTATGAACGTGGACATGGATTCAGTCGACGAGTCTAACAATGGCGGCGGTGGCGGTGGCCGTGGCGGGCAAATGAATTCGAACCCGAATCCAAATTCCTCGAATTCTTGTTACGGGTATCCGATGGGGTTGGGATTTGGCGGGAAATTCGAATTCGGGTTCGGGTTAAGAAGAGGGGAAGTGAGACCATTGAGGCATGTTGATGATGGGAATTGGTGGAGCTTCCCCACCGTAGATGTTCTTGAAATCTCTCCCAGATTCAACAAATCTCAGTCTTCTTCTACCCCAGCTCCGGCTTCGGGGGCCTCGgctgggaagaagaagaaaaagaaagtggaAAAACTATCGGTTTTGGAAGCGAAAGCTGCTGCGGAATTGACCAAGGAGACGAATCCGATTCCGAAGGCGGAGGAGCCTGGGCTGATGC
This window encodes:
- the LOC18793520 gene encoding protein CHLOROPLAST IMPORT APPARATUS 2, which gives rise to MSSCFSGSGRTYAFELDIVKSPSTSTRTSTSSPSSTLSESSNSGLAISTRKPRTPRKRPNQTYNEAAALLSTAYPNIFSTKNFTNPRKFTKPHDSFLDQSAELLLPFRVIDDGSSGFLIGEPIGEKPSSQFEPKALISFEKMCQSPGEFDSQANSNSNSMEMCGSYHHQDEDFDAESILDEEIEEGIDSIMGSMNVDMDSVDESNNGGGGGGRGGQMNSNPNPNSSNSCYGYPMGLGFGGKFEFGFGLRRGEVRPLRHVDDGNWWSFPTVDVLEISPRFNKSQSSSTPAPASGASAGKKKKKKVEKLSVLEAKAAAELTKETNPIPKAEEPGLMLKLDYEDVLNAWSDKASPFSEEMPGSDVPGNDVSARLAQIDLFSDAGGLREASVLRYKEKRRTRLFSKKIRYQVRKVNADRRPRMKGRFVRRPHSSTNGQRQKEIA